A portion of the bacterium genome contains these proteins:
- the gatA gene encoding Asp-tRNA(Asn)/Glu-tRNA(Gln) amidotransferase subunit GatA: MTNIFEIREMILSGKTSARKEVEKALEKAKTLADFNALTSLTEERALKRADEIDAKISAGETIGRLAGVPFIAKDNFLAFGAPSTASSKMLGDFETPIQATAMEKLEAEGAICIGKANLDAFAHGGSTENSAFGVTKNALDQTRVAGGSSGGSAVAAALDIVPFTLGTDTGGSIRQPASFNGVYGVKPTYGTVSRFGVVAMASSTDTIGVFTKTAKEADLVMEIMSGLDQKDMMTLPDFWQTAQAPKNAKIGVVKEFMGEGVDEEVRKLTEDYIERLRSAGHTVEEVSLPMSKYALAIYYIVIPAEVSSNLARYDGVRYGLRSKTAKSLDEVYGLSRDEGFEAENKRRIMIGSYVLSSGFYDAYYLKAQKARTLLIQEFNKLFENYDFLISPVAPTPAFKIGENAHDPLKMYLADIMSVPASMAGLPAVSVPAGKTSDGLPVGVQIIGKMKSDASILALADSLEEK, from the coding sequence ATGACGAATATTTTTGAAATTAGAGAGATGATTTTGAGTGGTAAAACTTCCGCTCGAAAAGAAGTTGAAAAGGCACTCGAAAAGGCTAAAACTTTGGCTGACTTTAACGCACTCACGAGTTTAACAGAAGAGCGCGCGCTTAAAAGGGCGGATGAAATTGACGCTAAAATTTCCGCTGGCGAAACAATTGGACGACTTGCGGGCGTTCCGTTTATCGCTAAAGATAACTTCTTGGCATTTGGCGCGCCTTCGACTGCCTCGAGCAAAATGTTGGGCGACTTCGAAACGCCAATTCAAGCCACGGCGATGGAGAAATTGGAGGCGGAAGGTGCTATTTGTATCGGTAAGGCTAATTTGGACGCTTTTGCTCACGGTGGCTCAACAGAAAACTCTGCTTTTGGTGTGACTAAAAATGCGCTCGACCAAACTCGCGTTGCGGGCGGCTCATCTGGTGGTTCTGCTGTTGCGGCGGCGCTTGATATTGTGCCTTTTACGCTTGGTACGGACACTGGTGGGTCGATTCGGCAGCCGGCAAGTTTCAACGGTGTTTATGGTGTTAAGCCGACTTATGGTACGGTATCACGATTTGGCGTGGTGGCGATGGCATCTTCAACCGATACGATTGGTGTATTTACTAAGACCGCTAAAGAGGCTGATCTTGTGATGGAAATTATGAGTGGTCTTGACCAGAAAGATATGATGACTTTGCCGGATTTTTGGCAGACTGCTCAAGCGCCAAAGAATGCCAAAATTGGTGTCGTTAAAGAATTTATGGGCGAAGGTGTCGATGAGGAAGTTCGAAAATTGACAGAAGATTACATCGAAAGGCTTCGAAGCGCTGGTCATACGGTTGAAGAAGTAAGTTTGCCGATGAGCAAATATGCATTGGCAATTTATTACATCGTTATTCCGGCGGAAGTTTCTTCTAACTTGGCGCGATATGATGGCGTGCGTTATGGACTTCGCTCAAAAACCGCCAAATCTTTGGACGAAGTTTATGGTCTTTCTCGTGATGAGGGCTTTGAAGCAGAAAACAAACGCCGAATTATGATAGGGAGTTATGTTCTTTCGAGCGGATTTTATGACGCATATTATCTTAAAGCGCAAAAAGCGCGCACTCTCCTCATTCAAGAATTTAACAAACTTTTTGAAAATTATGACTTTTTGATTAGTCCGGTCGCGCCAACGCCTGCCTTCAAAATTGGCGAAAACGCGCACGATCCGCTCAAAATGTATCTGGCGGATATTATGAGTGTGCCAGCGTCGATGGCGGGCTTGCCTGCGGTGAGTGTGCCGGCGGGCAAAACTTCTGACGGCTTGCCAGTTGGTGTCCAGATTATTGGTAAAATGAAATCAGATGCTTCAATTTTGGCTTTGGCTGATAGTTTGGAGGAAAAATAA
- the gatC gene encoding Asp-tRNA(Asn)/Glu-tRNA(Gln) amidotransferase subunit GatC, translating to MNITTEEVKHLARLSNISLSEEEISNLRGDLENIVNYIKQLDKLDTENVEPTYQVSENQNIWRNDEIDNYGVEKQELLALSGENVASDQIKVPKVL from the coding sequence ATGAATATCACCACAGAAGAAGTTAAGCATTTGGCGCGGCTTTCGAATATTTCTTTGAGCGAAGAAGAAATTTCCAATCTCCGCGGCGATCTTGAAAATATCGTAAATTACATCAAGCAACTTGACAAACTCGACACCGAGAATGTTGAGCCAACTTATCAAGTCTCGGAAAATCAAAACATTTGGCGCAATGACGAAATCGACAATTACGGCGTTGAAAAGCAAGAACTTTTGGCGCTCTCTGGCGAGAATGTTGCGAGCGATCAAATTAAAGTTCCAAAGGTGTTGTAG
- a CDS encoding YdcF family protein produces the protein MNTIESITNFIFIPETKREDLPNIDAMIVLGNDHVETMVDVFEVWKSDKIKKIILSGHSKNSDKKPEALRFFERGLELGVPREAMILEPNSTNTKENFENVAKIFAENKDFSNLQNVMIVCLNFHTRRSLMTAKNFLPENINYYFLPTIDERNIRPEDWWNGEISKNRVLEEVGRISQYSIKGDLSLK, from the coding sequence ATGAACACGATTGAATCTATCACGAATTTTATTTTCATCCCAGAAACTAAGCGAGAAGATCTGCCCAATATCGATGCGATGATTGTTCTTGGAAATGATCATGTCGAAACAATGGTCGATGTTTTCGAAGTCTGGAAATCTGACAAGATTAAAAAGATAATCCTGTCTGGGCATAGCAAAAATTCAGATAAAAAGCCAGAAGCTTTGAGGTTTTTTGAGCGTGGTCTGGAACTTGGGGTTCCGCGTGAAGCGATGATTTTAGAACCTAATTCGACAAATACAAAAGAGAATTTTGAAAATGTCGCCAAAATTTTTGCCGAAAATAAAGATTTTTCGAATTTACAAAATGTTATGATTGTGTGCCTGAATTTTCATACGCGCCGATCTTTGATGACTGCTAAAAATTTCTTGCCAGAAAATATCAACTACTATTTTCTTCCGACTATTGACGAGCGAAATATTCGACCAGAAGATTGGTGGAATGGTGAAATTTCGAAAAATCGCGTCCTTGAAGAGGTTGGGCGAATTAGTCAGTATTCGATCAAGGGTGATTTATCTTTGAAATAG
- the uvrB gene encoding excinuclease ABC subunit UvrB: MIAKRKFKLRSKYRPTGDQPTAIAQLVAGLERGEREQTLLGVTGSGKTFTMANIIEKTQKPTLILAHNKTLAAQLYSEFKEFFPENEVHYFVSYFDYYQPEAYIASTDTYIEKDSRINEEIERLRHAATEALLTRRDTIIVSSVSCIYGIGSPASYQEMALHLKVGDRYKQEKLLRHLKDIQYDRNDVDFARGTFRVRGDTVDVMTASSDLAVRIEFFGDVIDRLVLINPLTGEILEKPAHFDIFPNSHYATPREIIERAIPQIEEEFYARHEYFEKNEKFLEAQRLAQRTKYDLEMLRETGFVKGIENYTRYLTERNVGEQPATLLDYFPDDFLLLVDESHMTLPQVRGMFRGDRSRKTVLVDNGFRLPSALDNRPLTFDEFYGHINQAIYVSATPGDFEIEHSPAPAQQVIRPTGLLDPVIEVRPIEGQIDDLMEEIRQRVAKNQRVLVTTLTKRMAEDLSGFLEENGVKTAYIHSEIDTLERGDILRDLRNGTYDVLVGINLLREGLDLPEVSLVAIIDADKEGFLRSESALIQTIGRAARHEEGKVLMYADKITRSMRAALDETSRRREIQQKYNQENGITPRSVASEIKEGLRAILPAKDKKRKLDLKRIPRDEWQNLVVDLTSQMNAASASLEFELAADLRDQIAEIRKKMLK; encoded by the coding sequence ATGATAGCCAAGCGGAAGTTTAAGTTAAGGTCAAAATATAGGCCAACCGGTGATCAGCCTACAGCGATCGCTCAACTTGTTGCTGGTCTTGAGAGGGGCGAACGAGAGCAGACTCTCCTTGGCGTGACTGGCTCTGGTAAGACTTTTACGATGGCGAATATCATCGAAAAAACCCAAAAACCGACGCTGATTCTCGCTCACAACAAAACGCTCGCGGCGCAACTTTATTCTGAATTTAAGGAGTTCTTCCCTGAAAATGAGGTTCACTACTTTGTCTCGTATTTTGATTATTATCAGCCTGAAGCATATATCGCCAGCACAGATACTTATATCGAAAAGGACTCGCGCATAAATGAAGAAATCGAGCGTCTCCGTCACGCCGCCACCGAGGCGCTCCTGACTCGGCGCGACACGATTATTGTTTCGAGCGTGAGTTGTATTTATGGCATCGGTAGCCCTGCGAGTTATCAGGAAATGGCGCTTCATCTTAAAGTTGGCGATCGTTATAAGCAAGAAAAGTTGCTTAGACATCTTAAAGATATTCAATATGATCGAAATGATGTGGATTTTGCGCGCGGGACTTTTCGTGTGCGAGGTGACACGGTTGATGTGATGACGGCGAGTTCTGACTTGGCTGTGCGGATTGAGTTTTTTGGCGATGTGATCGATCGGCTTGTTTTGATCAATCCTTTGACTGGCGAAATTTTAGAAAAGCCGGCGCATTTTGATATTTTTCCTAATTCTCACTACGCAACACCGCGAGAAATTATTGAGCGTGCTATTCCGCAGATTGAAGAAGAGTTTTACGCGCGCCACGAGTATTTCGAAAAAAATGAGAAATTTCTCGAAGCCCAGCGTCTTGCTCAGCGCACCAAATATGACCTTGAAATGCTCCGTGAGACTGGTTTTGTTAAAGGTATTGAAAATTACACGCGCTATCTGACTGAGCGCAATGTGGGCGAGCAGCCGGCGACGCTTCTGGATTATTTTCCGGATGATTTTTTACTTCTTGTTGATGAGAGTCACATGACCTTACCGCAGGTTCGTGGGATGTTTAGAGGTGATCGCTCGCGGAAAACTGTGCTGGTTGATAACGGTTTTCGTCTGCCGTCAGCGCTTGATAACCGACCTTTGACTTTTGATGAATTTTATGGTCATATAAATCAAGCGATTTATGTTTCGGCGACGCCGGGCGATTTCGAAATTGAACATTCGCCGGCGCCCGCTCAGCAGGTAATTCGCCCAACTGGACTGCTCGATCCTGTGATTGAGGTGCGACCGATTGAGGGTCAGATTGATGATTTGATGGAGGAAATTCGTCAAAGAGTGGCTAAAAACCAGCGTGTTTTGGTGACTACTTTGACCAAAAGGATGGCTGAGGATTTGAGCGGATTTTTGGAAGAAAACGGCGTTAAAACGGCATATATTCATAGTGAAATTGATACTTTGGAGCGGGGTGATATTTTGCGCGACCTTCGAAATGGAACTTACGATGTGTTGGTCGGCATCAATCTTCTTCGAGAGGGCTTGGATTTGCCTGAAGTGTCTTTGGTGGCGATTATTGATGCGGATAAAGAAGGATTTTTGCGAAGTGAAAGTGCGCTAATCCAGACAATCGGTCGTGCGGCGCGCCACGAGGAGGGAAAAGTTTTGATGTATGCCGACAAAATCACGCGTTCAATGCGGGCGGCTTTGGACGAAACTTCTCGGCGTCGCGAGATTCAGCAAAAATATAATCAAGAAAATGGCATCACGCCTCGAAGTGTCGCCAGTGAAATCAAAGAGGGATTGCGAGCGATTCTGCCGGCTAAAGACAAGAAGCGGAAACTCGATCTTAAGCGTATTCCGCGCGATGAGTGGCAGAATTTAGTGGTGGATTTGACCTCGCAGATGAATGCGGCTTCGGCAAGCCTTGAATTTGAATTGGCGGCAGATCTTCGCGATCAGATTGCTGAAATTCGAAAGAAGATGTTGAAATAA